The Peromyscus maniculatus bairdii isolate BWxNUB_F1_BW_parent chromosome 6, HU_Pman_BW_mat_3.1, whole genome shotgun sequence genomic interval ACTCTCAGAGGTCTTTATTGTTTACTCTGGGAGGGAGggctagtgaatctggtcagtttcaggaacttcctgaagctatttggAGTTCTTTACCTTCTGTTTtcaggagcttccctgcaggatagGGTGTTTCAATCATCACagaaactgctacacaacacaCAGTAGTAGAGCTTTGGCATAAAAAAACTAAGGCAATCTGTTTCTAGAAGGCCTGTACTATTTAAGCTAAAGGGTAACTGCATAAAGCAATAATTATAAAGCTATGATGATAAccttataaaaaataaagatgtgatTTGTGTAACACAGCATacaggagggaaaaggaagaagctAAATTTTATACTATCAAGCTTTTTTTATACTATCAAAAATCAAGTTGTCTTGATTTTAATTAAATTGACATAAGGAAGTAACAGTCATCTcaaaggaaatgtgtgtgtgtgtgtatgcgtgtgcgtgtgcgtgtgtgtgtgtgtgtgtgtgtgtgtgtgtgtgtatcaaagcATGATATGAGAACTTAAGGGTACTCTAAAAATTACTCACTAAACACGAAAGAAGTCACAGGAATAGAGGAATGATGCAAGAACACAGGCAAAAATTACTGATGTAAACTCTATCTTAGAATAATTGCATCCAGTGTGAATTCATTAACTACTCAAATAAAAAGGTATGGGAGGCAAAATATCATGATCCAACTGAAAGCTCTCTATAGAAGACACTTATATTTAAAGAAGTAAAGAGCAAGGGCCACAGAGGTGATACACactttcagtcccagcacttgggagacagaggcaggtggatctctctgagaccagcctggtctacagagtgagttccaggacagccagcactacacaaagaaagcctaTCTCGAACTACCCTgccaaaaagaaagtaaagagcaTAAAAATACATACTATACATAGAAAACAAGGCAGCTAAAATGACTATGTTGGCATCAGTCAAAATAAATACCAGATACAAAGATAGTCTTAATTATAAAAGCATCAATCAAATACTCGTACATATAACATAATAAAACAAGGTCCAAAAGTTCTTGACCTAAGATGAACAAAACTGGAAGGAGAAATGAACAACTCACAACTACATATTTCGATGCCATCTCTGAAACTTTGAGTCCATTGTTTACAAACGAAAGGAGGCAGAAGATCAAGGACACAAAATCTTTAATAACACACTCTAAGGCAATTAGACCAGCCTTTGGTTGTTGTATATCACAAATGTTTTCAAGTGCCTGTGGAACATTCTACAGTAAAAATTAATTTAGCTCTGAAAAGAAGTATaactagatttttaaaagatcacaCAGTGTGTCTCCTCCAACCTCAGTTACAGTGAAGCTACAgctcaaaagcagaaagaagataGACCTGTGAAGTGTGCTGGCGGTCCATGTCTGCCTGTGGTCCATGTCTGCCTGTGgtccatgtctgcctgtggggCATGTCTGCCCTTGGGGCTGTCTGCCTGTGGTCCATGTCTACCTGTGGGGCATGTCTGCCTGTGGTCCATGTCTGCCTGTGGTGTATGTCTGCCCTTGGGGCATGTCTGCCTGTGGTGCATGTCTACCTGTGGTGTATGTCTGCCTGGGGTGCATGTCTGCCCTTGGGGCATGTCTGGAGCCTCAGctatttgggaagctgagatgtGAAAACTGCACATTGAAAACCAGCCCTGACAGCTGAGTgtgctctgtctcaaaatgaaaaacaaaaaatttcagaaatatttataaagcaaaatCATACTCCTAAAtaaccaataaaatagaaaataaaatcacaagacatatttttttttaaattttgagaataATGGGGAAAAACACCATATCAAAATTCATGGACTACAGCTGACAGAACACTCAAAGCGAAATTGTAGCTGTGACTACTATATTGAAAAGGAAGCAAATCTCACACCAGCACCCTAACTTCCACTgctcagacactgaagaaagaagagtAAATGCAGCCTTTAATggaaaattaaaaggaaacagTAAAGGTGGTGTTCCATACCATCCACAAAGTATAGCCCAAATGTATACTATTGGGCCGTGGAAGGAACGATTTATACAACAGGAACAACTCTGAAAAGCAGATGATAAAAGTATTACTCAGGTAACTTCATCTCCACATTGAACAGCCCTTTTAGAAACcactttaaaaaacttttttgaattcagcccagcctggtaggtTCAGCtgatgcaggtccagtcccctcttccctgcaccaaggctgagcaaagtgtctcagcataggccctaagGCTGAATcccaatccccaggggagaccttgccttggagaaggtgggaatggggggaggattGGGAAGGAAGGCTgatgggtaggaggagggaggacgggaatccgtagttgatatgtaaaattaaattaattataaaattaaaatatttataaaaaaagaaagtggtggCATCATAAGACTAAGTGATGAGGATGGAGCTGATATATAAGTTAATACTATTCTCAAATAAACTTTGAGGTGCTCCCTGCTTTTTATATCCCTTACACTGTGGAAATGAAGTATCTCCTCTAAAGGATATATTATTCAGGTGACATCTTGGAAGAAGAAGAGCTCTTGCTACATACTGAATCTTGTTGTTGAACTTCTGGTTTTTATAACTGAGAGAAATAAATGTCTGTACCTAtcaaaaaaaacttttttgaatttttattttctgtgtatgggtatttggcctgtgtatgtctgttcaccactTACATGCCTGGTTCtcgcagaggccagaacaggaacCAGacttacaggctgttgtgagccaccatgtggctgctaggattagaatccaggtcctctgtaagagcagccaatgctcttatcCACTGGGTCATCTTTCCAGTTCTCCTTTTAGGAAGAACTTTTAATAAATGTCTGAAAGGGGTTTTAAAAATATGCTAGGTGAAAAAGACCAGAACAAAAGGCTCTTGTTCTTGAATCATTTCATTTACACAGTGTCCTATGGGGCCATAGGCAATTGGGAATGCAGGTGATAGTGGACATGGGCTCTATCTGATAGTATGAAAATTGTCATGAAATTGGTGGGGATAATTGTACCCTTTGAATATCCTAAATCCCCCCAAAAACTTGCACACCTTATAAAGGTGGATTTTCTGACATGTAACAACAGTTATGGTATTTATTGTCCATCTCTCTCCTCCAATTTTACATGAGTGTGACTCAAATAAGTGTCATCAAGTAAACCTCATTATGCTAACAAGAAAATCTTGAATTGGCAATTAGTTATGCTCAGTTGGAAGGAGAGAGTCACCACTGACTTATAAGTTACATGATCTGAGCAGAATGTACCAAGAAGATAAGCCTGAAAGGCTGCAGGCCTACCTCTTAGCACCTATGAGCATTAGTAAGTCAAGAGCCATCCATCTGGACCAGGTTCTGAGTTGCTGCCGCCTTCTCTGAATCACAAGATGCCCATTCTCCCTGAAATGGCACCTCTCCCAACAGGAACCCCGTGGTGCTGTTCTCATATCCTTTGCATTTGCGGGGTAGGGAAGTTCCTTCTTCTGGATAAAAGATTCCATAGGCAGGTAGGGACAGAACATCTGGAAACTAACATAATATGGCTTGTGTTTCACGAGACGATTCCTTGCTGATAGTTTCTGAATGCTTTGATGTAAAACTTGACAAAGTGTGAGTAGGGTTACTTTTCAAGTGCTGTTCCTAGCTAACTTAAGTTTTTACCCATCTGGTCAAAAATGATGATTGTCCTTGCTTCTGAAGAATCACAAAATAGGTAAAAGCAGTGTTCACTTCTACTGCTGATCTGAAGGCCCAGCATTGTTACACAATTCAGAGAACAGAGAGCCCCAGCTCTGGACACCAACATCCTTATTGCCTTGGTGTTTGTTCTACATAAACTGCCCCCTTGTTCCAGACTGCATTTACGGTGTCATCCATGCTGCCTGGCTCATGGGCCATGCCCCATAAAATGtgtttaacttaaaatataaagaactgaatggcttAGGTGAGAGGAACTTCAAGCAAGAAGGGTATCTACAACAGCTAGAAAGCTGGAGTCTTCAAGAAAAAGGATGTTCCTCAAAACAGTCATGCTGAAAGCTGGGGGCTTTCTTAGCTCGTTCAGTCTGCTGTAATGCATGGCATAAAAAcagttaaattatttttctcacaaCATTCTTAAATTGCTCTCTAGGGCTCACACTTTTAATACATAAAATTAGGGGTTAGAAGTTCCACATGAATTTGAGGGAGTTCAGATACTCATTTTACAACAGAAGCTCAAGCCAAATGCTAAGCTTATGGAAGACAGTGGGTGGTCCTCTCACACCAGGATCTTAGAGCAGAAAGCAGCTGGGCCTTGTAGGTAGCCCAGGATTCCCCTGCAGTAGCTGCTAATTAGAATATGCTCTTCTTCTAATCTTGCATTTCCCCAAGACTGGCACCATCAGCAAAGCTGGCCAGTGAGAAGCCATGTATCTCACCATCCGCATTTACCCACAGCATTGCCGAGTGGTAGGCCAGGAAGACAGCCATTATCTTTCCTTGTGAGCAGCTTCTCCTGGCAAGATACAGTCTGGGGACATCAAACAATGCTAGGGACATGGCCACTGagaaactgggggtgagggtcCCTCGTTCTCCCCTTAGCATCCTGAGCGGCTCTTTCCTTTAGTAAGGATATATATTACCTCacaagtctctgaagaaaaagcTACTGACATTGATGGCAAAGAAGAGGACTtcaagagaaaaggggagagagagagagagagagagagagagagagagaatccttttaagaaatattttttttctctaacagCAAATAACCAGTCATTTAGTCTCTAATAATCACAGGAGATTAAGCCATTGGAAAAACACTTTGTCTAGAGTGTCTCACATATAACCCTGTACATTTTGTAAGGATTATAACCAGTCATAAATAATCCATAAAGACTTATCTCTgtccaaaaatataaatatgttacatgaattaaaatataatttaaataaaatattaaattttgatCATGTTATtttgtggtttattttgttttgtgtgtgagtgtctgccaTGTATGcttgtatgccacatgtgtgtttTATGCCCATGCAGATCAGAGAGTGCATTGGAccgcctggagctggagttgcagatagttgtaaacatccatgtgggtgctgggaaccaaactgggccctctgcaagagcaacaagtgctcttaactgatgagccatttctccagccctattgGTCATGTTCTTGACAGctgtattttctttgaaattgtaGTTAATGAATGGTAAACTCTAATAAGGAACACCCCCAGCCTATTTAAATAGATCAGTCTTGTATATCATAAATTCTACTAAGTTGTTCTCATCATATAAATGTCAATTCAGCTTAATCTCCCTCGTCCCCAGAAACACTATGATTAGATTTCTGGGTGCCATGAGGTCTTCTTAGGGATCCCTGTCATCTAGACAAGGTCTTGAATCTGCTTTGACATTGTTCACCTACTCTTCTCATCAGCAGAGTTCAAGAGGATTATCACTGGCTGTACCTAGATATGGCAGGATACTCTGGTTTACATGTAGGGTAAAGTAAGGTTCACACAAAAGACCATGCACTAAAGACTGACAACATAACACATAGGTAGATTAAAGCATTTGGCATATAATATTTGGCTGTATTTACGTGtgtgatattaatatttttaCCTCTTTCCCAATAGATCATGAtccaattaaaaacagaaagcactATACTAAGCCATATTATGGCTTCATTTCAGAAAAGACCACAGCACAGAGTCTGTATTAAAGAATATGAAGGGAGTAAATATGGTAAAGGTGGCAgagcagccccccacccccacccttgacCAAGCAGGCCTGAAGAAGTCAAACAGACATCAAAACTTCCTGGTTCCCTACTGATGGTAACTGTAGTAAGAATACAGGAAGATGATGAGTGAATGGTCCTGGCTCTGTCACCTCCCCTGATTGTGAAAACAGTGACATACTTGGGCTGTGCATCACAGCCCTGCCAAGGATAAAAGGGCTGCTGCCCTGGACCATCCAACCACAGCCTCTTCAGCACAGCCTTTTCCTCCAGACTTTGCTGTATCCGGTGAGTATTTGACTAGGGACAGGGCTTCATCTTGGGGTGTACAGGGAAGACAAGGTGGACTTgacttggaagaaggaagcagaggtGTCTAatgagaaggcagcaggaagaggaccTGCCAGGGGACAAGGGACTGGGGGGAGAACTCAGACAGGAGCTGCTGTGGGTACCTCAGAGACTGTGACACACCAGGGTCCTGGCTCCCAGCATTCCCTCCACTCTCCTGAGAGGTCTGCATCTGCCCAGAGAACTCTCCAAGAGTCATTTTCCCATCACCTGCATTTGATACAGCTGACCAGAGAGCTAGTTAGAAGTATCAGCATTGCCACCTGCCAGCAGAGCAAAGAGGAAGACAATGTCTTGCAGGTCATGGAGACCAGTTACCCTTTGCCTTTGTAAAGATCAGAGCTCAGCAGGTCTTAGGAGCAGGGCTTTATAGAACTATTCCCAAGGGGGCctaaagacattttctttgcttccccaggCTGATTGACTCCTGCCAAGATGTCCTGCCAGCAGAACCAGAAGCAGTGCcagcctcctcccaagtgcccctcccccaagtgCCCCCCAAAGAGCACAGCACagtgtctgcctgctgcctcctcctgctGTGCTACAAGCTCTGGGGGCTGCAGTGTCCCCAGCTCTGAGGGAGGCTGCTTCCTGAGCCACCACAGGCGCAGGTCCCACAGATGCAGGCACAGGTCCAGTTCCTGTGAGCGTGGCAGTGGCCAGCAGTCTGGGGGCTCAGGCTGTGGCCACAGCTCTGGAGGCTGCTGCTGACCTGGATcctgaggctgagacaagagagtTTGGAGGAAACAAGAATCCCAAGGTCCAAGGAAACCACAGCCTGATCTGTCCATTCCTGAAGGTCCTGCTGTCTCCTCCTGTCCAGGGTTCCAACTCTCCTAGGGACTTCTCCTCCTGCCTGCTGTCCAGGAAGCCACAGTCCCCACACCGACCCCAGCTGAAGACTGCATGTGTCCTATACGTACCTAACTCAATAATAAAGGTGATCATGCTTGGATCTCATGAGTCATTCCATTCTGTACCACTCTTGAACTGCTACGGGTATGTCCCAGAATCCTTAGCTCCTTGACTGTCACACCATCTCCTGGGCAAATCCTTAGTTGTACATGGGAAGTAATAGCAGCTCCCACTCCTGCCTGCTTCTGGAAGGGCTGCAGAGAGTCTTACCATGGGGTAAGAGGGAGGAAAGGCTGTAGGCTGTTGGCTGGTGCTCTGAAATCTCTGAAAGACTGCTTTTTCTTCTGAAACATGACAGGACCCTGATCTAACCCAGAAACATCTAACCTGTGATATGATACTTGTTTGGATGAACTGTTTTTAAGGTCGTCTTTACAAAGGAGTCAGACTCATGAGGCAAAGGCATAGACATGAGGCAGAGGATGAGCTGAATACAAAGCTTCAGGGGCTGGTGCTGAAGCTCAGTGAGAAGGTTTCCCTGGTGGGTAGACATGTGTGAGGCCCCTGTTCTGATTCAAGCAAAAGAAACTgaatacattcatacatacatacatacatacatgcatgcatacatacaaacaagaTCAGGGAAGGAAAATGATAGAGGTGTGGCTCACACAATTATTGTATGAAGAtccaaagaaaaggagaaaatcttAAGTAACTGTTTTATAAGGCCAAGAAGAGTTGATGCGGCCAGAGGCTTGGAGTTTAGTCTGTGAGATGACTGGAATGTGCAAAGGGGGAATTTTAGGGAAAAGATACAGAGAAATGTTAACATTAGTATAAATAGGGGCCATTTAAAAGGCAAATATTTATGACTTTGAAACTCTACACTATTCCAACTCCAATACTTGGGAGCTACAGTCTTAACGCAGGCCTGCACTCACCTACATTATGAAGTTCAGGTGTTTCTGGGGCTGAAATAATAATGTTCTTGCAAGTGAACAAGAGAGCACCTCACTCTGAGCACCAGAGAAATGCCACAGAACCCCAACTCTAATCAAATTGCTAgtgagaagaaaactgacttttgagacaaggtgaaGGGGGGCGGGGACTTTGTGCattcaatgaatttaaaaaaaaagttcactcaAAGTTTAATGATCAAAAAACCTAAAAGGAGTTTAATATTAGACATCTACTGACCAAGTCTAAAAATCAAAATAGCCACTGAAGTAGGAACTATAGCTCTGGCCTTAAAGTTTATAAGGAAATCACAGGAGGCAGGATGATTGGCAGGCTACAGatgggaagggcagcccaggatGAGGGAGAGCTATGCACACCTGTGACAGCCTGAGAGGTATCACACCCTAGATGTGAGTGACACCATGCAAAGGTCCCACAGCTCTGTGCAGCCTCTCCACAGTGTGCCACAGGCTGGACAGAAGTAGGGTCAGAGCTTGCCGTCTGACCGAGGCTATACAGCCAGATTCAAAGGTTCAGAAGCACCCCCACTTCAAAAGCACAACAGAACCTCTACTCCAGCTAACTCTTACCCGAGTGGAGCGAAGACAGAGGGTCACCAATAAAGTGCCTGAGTGAGACATCAAGACCTGGGAATCTGGGGGTAACAAAAGAGCAAGGTGAGGTCCTGATGGAGAGTAGACCTGCAGACCTCATGAGAGAGGCTATAATAGAATTCTGAGCCCTGGACCCATCTATTCATTTCACGTTTTTATTGTCTTCTGTGCACACAACTCTAGGCCCTACAGGTTCAGCATAGAGTCAGAGAAGAATTTGGTTCTAAAAATAAGGGTTCCTGGTTTTATAAGCAGTGGAACACCATAGCCCACACCCCTGGAAGCAGCCGCTCGTTCTCTGGAAATGAGTGGACACTgccatttatttaataaaaccggaGAAGACACCAGGTTGGACAAAGTCTAGAGATGGTGGTTTTGGTGGGGTCAGTAAAAGACAAGCATTTCACAGCTTCGACACAAATCAACTCCTAGCTCCAATGAGATAAAGTCTGTGCACCAGCATGACTCAGGCCTCAAACCCTCCCCtacctcctcttttcctctctccacagCCCCAAGGACACCTCTGCTCTTTTCTTCCCATAACAATAACCTGTTCATCACCTAAAGGGGAAGCCTTAGACCTTTAACTCTTCTTGTAATAAGACAATCAGacacataattttctttaaaatttatttaaaaatgattatactTTGTCATCCTTGTGAGTGATATTTGTGATTTAAAAGGTttcctccattctttttttttttaatccttcccccccccccccccccccgagacagtgtttctctgtgtagctttggagcctgtcctggatctcactctgtagaccaggctggccttgaactcacagagatccacctggctctgcctccagagtgctgggattaaaggcgtgcaccactaccacctggcttcctCTGTTCTCCAGAGATCTGTGCATCTCTAGTGCTATATAATAAAATGCATTGGAAACACTATACCGCTTACCAAATTGCAATTTCCAAACCCTTGGAGAACCACTGCTGAACGTTGTCACTACAGACCTCAATAACAGCACACCCCAAAAGGATTACTCATTGCTCAGCTGATCTCCCTGTTCACCCCAGTCTTGCTGCATCACTTCCTCCCTGGAACCATTCCTACAGCTCTGTCAACGGacatcaaaatcacatttcaagcCATGTCACCTCACATATCATGGATTTCTTATCTCCTCTCCTGAGAGGTCTTCACCTAttgtcctcccctctctctttagagtttttttttttttctctctctccccagacacCATCTGTTATCTAGAGATACAGGATTCAAATTCAGAAACATCTAGTTCCAAAGTGAATGTGCTTAACAAGCTCAGCTTCATTAGCTCTAGTACCCTCTGCCCTCTGTGCCACCCACCCCACCCGACCCCACCTGACCCCACCCGACCCCACCAGCCCCCACTCAACCCCACCCTCACACACCAGCACCATCTCTCCTCTGATGTGCATGGCCTCCGTTCTATGAGCCCCTCTCAGTCCTGCCCGCAGACTGACTTTCCAGGGACAGAGCAAGCAGCTGCCGCCCTGGAACTGCTTCTTGTTCAAATGCTGTCCTCACAGTTCTGATTGGAGTCTGCCATCTGACAGGGGCTGCAGAACATACCTTAGAGACTTTCACCCTCATTTCCATAcaccagtggttcccaaccttcctaatgctacaacccctTAATACAGCTccttatgctgtggtgacctccaaccataaattattttcattgctacttcataaccataattttgctactgctatgaatcacaatgtaaatatctatgttttctgatggtcctgGTGACCCCTGTGAACCAAGGTTATTCAACCCCCAAAAGGGTTTGAGACCTTCTGCCATACACACACCAACAGTGAAGCTCTTGCCTCGGTGACTTACGCTTCTTTCATTGTGTCTGTCTGCCCCACTGCATGTGTGCTACTTATGGCGTGTTACATCATTATGATGCACTAAATATTGAGTAAATAGTTGAGTGAGTGACAGAATGGAAAAGTCAGCATGGAGGGTATACAGGAAGGCTGAGTAACTGGGGAGTCATGTGACTCCTCCTCGGAAAACTCTTCCCATCTTCCCAGGATGGTGTGGGAGGATTGGGGTGAAGATTACAAGAAGCTGCCTGGCTCAGCACATTCTAGAGAAagaagaatagaagaaaaaaaaggaaggaggggaatggatagatggatagagggagggagggagggaagaaggaaggaaaggagagcttGGAAGCTGCTTGGATTCTCTCCATCAGAATACTGCCCCAGCTCCCAGAGATGCTGATGCTCCTGGCATTGCAGCTGCTGCCTGGACCATCTCACTCTGTCTCCTTTCCATCCACACCAGACCCAGAGCCCCAGCTTCTACGAACCTACTGGGGCTTCTGGCTGGTACCATTGATCTCAACAGTATAGTTGAGAGGGACGGTTTTAGAGGGACCAGAAACCCCCAGCCAGACCCAGCTTCCTAAAGGCTCTACAGCAACACCACCACAAACTGGCAGTGTGAAGGATGTTTCTAATTCAAATTATAACAGAGAAAAAAGTGAAACATGATTGCAAgggcacacagaaacacaaacatgtgGGAGGTGATAAATAAAAACGACATCATTTTCAGGTTCTAAATTGCATATGTCAataaggccagaggttgacctaCTGACCTCTGCACCAAGGGTCTGACATTTGTGAATGATGTAGTCCTTACTCTGATCTTTGGGTTGCTGTTTGCCCTTTTCCATCTTTATGAAAGGGATCAAGTTGGATTGATTTCCCAGGGTCTCATAGCAGCCCAATTTTATTCTGAGGGACCTGTGTTCCTGATCTTTGTGGAACCCAATTTCCTCTAAAATGTTCTCAGAGACATGAAGATACAGTGAGTTTCCTCTGTGCTTATTTTAATCTCCAGTGTGTTTCCTTTAAACTTTACATCATTGGAAAACCAAACCACGTGAGCCAGTTTTAAGGACCTGGTCTCTCAGAGTTTGCACCTCAAATGTGACACTCACCTTGACCTCAGGGCTGAAGTCACTGGTCTTGATTACACTAAATGTACATTTCATCTGGCCTGCCAAGTCTGTGGCTAACAGTCTACAGGggaaagaggcagaactgaagctgaATGTTAATCAGGAAAACACTGACATCTGAAGAGTCATCACAGACTGAGCTAAAATGAAGAGGTACGAAGAACAACTAATTGGGGGGCATAGAAAAGGGAAATTCATGTGTGCagtaatatacaaatatattaaaattttaatgatattttaaatctcttgggaaattttaaaaaactagaaatttgttttctctaatgtttttcattttcttaagactTGGGGATCAAAATAGTACCAAGAGAAGGCCTAAGAGGAAGCTGGCTAAGCTGATGTCTTTCAAGAGCTGTCAGAGCTGAGATGTTAATGCTGTAACAGGCTTTGAGTTCATGGCTTCACACCACTCACAGTTTGAGAAGCTATTGGATAGAACCAGGCTGGGGGCATGAGAATGCTAAGTTACActttgaagtagcaacaaagatgGTTCCTGGGGAAGGATTTGCTGTGAATCATAAGAGCCTGCAAAGTCTCATGGATTGTGTCTCTGCTCTGGAACCAAGACCCAGATATAACTCATGGCCCTAAAAACAGGTCAGGGTAGACATGATGAGTTTTCTAGGCAAAGCACAGTTCTACTCTAGAAACAGTTCTAATCCTTTGGTTTTCAGCTTATAGCTTATAGCATGTCATCTGTTAGGAACCAGAGTCAGGCTTAGCAGTCAAGCCAGCAGTGCCATGAAAAGTCCTGATGTTGGTGAATCACATCAGAGATGTGGAAAAATGGGTACAGAATTAACAGCCTGTTAACATCCAATCATGGATGAGGGAAAGACTCCAGGGGCCCTACCACTCCTTGGGGGGAATGGAAGGAGATTAATCTTCCTCAGTGATGTAGACACTGGTAGCCCCATTTCCATTCTACAGTAGATAGCGCCACACCCATGTTCACACATATGACACTGATTAATCTCAGGtcacaaaaacagaataaaacaaaaagatatggAAGTGGAAAGGAGACTATAGGAAGGTGTGATATTGACAAGGGTTTGAGGGGACGTGTGGAGGCTAAGTGTGACCAAAATGcatttatacatgtgtgaaactgtcaacaacaacaacaaaaacaagtttagtttttaaaagttatataacATTCAACTAATAGCTTGGATCTAAGTCATCATTGCAATTAGTGGAGCCAGAAGTTGGTTCAAGTATCTCCTGCATAAAATGTGACCCATCTAAGTGAGATCTCAGTGACTGTAGAGAGAGATTTCCTGTCCTCATCGGGGAACTTGCAGACCAAACCCCAaaccattcattcattaattcactcATTCAATGGGCAGTTGTGTGATATTGGTCCAGATACTATGAAAACAAAGTCCCCATACCAGTGAGTCGGCTGGAAAAATATCTGATTTCCTTCCAAGGCACAAGTATTGAACAGAAGTGGTTCTGTGTTCAATTGTATTTCAGTCTGAGGCATTGTGTAGACACTGGAACAGAGTCCTAAACTCAGTGAAAGCATGcatcataaataaaatttgagaacTGAACACCATTGTTTTGATGGGTGTAAAAGGCTAATTTAATATCTGCATGCTCCCATTCCCATGATAacaattaaaaagacaaaggATACATTAAGCAGCTTAATGATGGAAGGCTCATGATTAAGTatccctgtctccttcccactCTCATTTTGCCAGATCCTGAGTCTCTGTGAACAAGCACATTCACCATCTGTTTTAAAGAGCTTCACTTTTTCACTTGGCCATAGTCTCTGACCATCTGAAAACCTGGCCACAAAAAGAGCCTTCCCCATATTAGAATAGCATTATTATGAGATGCATCATATAATAATGCTTTGTCTACTTTTGTCATTGTGAGATATATCCGACATTTAAATGTTTGTCACATTTTTCTATATTTCAATATATTGATTCAGGATTAAACACACCTTCTGCTATGATCAATGCAATGGGAAAATTCCATGGAGTGTAAACAGATATACTTGTCACTCACTCTAAGCATTTT includes:
- the LOC143273743 gene encoding late cornified envelope protein 3D-like, encoding MSCQQNQKQCQPPPKCPSPKCPPKSTAQCLPAASSCCATSSGGCSVPSSEGGCFLSHHRRRSHRCRHRSSSCERGSGQQSGGSGCGHSSGGCC